The Halopseudomonas sabulinigri genome window below encodes:
- a CDS encoding AzlD domain-containing protein, protein MSAFEMALIAGMALITFGIRYTLFAVGHRVRFNLLVSRALTYVPVAVLSAIIAPAMLMPGEGGWQLTWHNAYLVGGLAAVLISALTRNLLATIFGSMLVFFLWRWLLG, encoded by the coding sequence ATGAGCGCGTTCGAGATGGCGCTGATCGCCGGCATGGCGCTGATTACCTTTGGCATCCGCTATACCTTGTTTGCCGTTGGCCACCGCGTGCGCTTCAATCTGCTGGTAAGCCGCGCGCTGACCTATGTGCCGGTGGCCGTGCTGAGCGCGATCATCGCGCCGGCCATGCTGATGCCGGGCGAGGGCGGCTGGCAGTTGACCTGGCATAACGCCTATCTGGTCGGCGGGCTGGCCGCCGTGTTGATCTCTGCGCTTACGCGCAACCTGCTGGCGACCATTTTCGGCAGCATGCTGGTGTTCTTTCTCTGGCGCTGGCTGCTGGGCTAG
- a CDS encoding AzlC family ABC transporter permease yields the protein MSAHVKAFALGARDTLPMLLGALPFGIIFGTLAIASGLSMPATLLMSALVFAGSAQFIAVSLIASGAGLAVLLATTLVVNLRHMLYSASLLPYVRHLPQRWKLPLAFWLTDETFAVVHRHYLDNQIPVTHKHWYFFGSCLAMYSNWFLCTLIGALLGSSLPGMAGWGLDFAMVATFVGIVVPLLRTRPMLLAALVASAVALAAHALPYKLGLMLAALAGVSVAVLAERWAPQPLQPGSQP from the coding sequence ATGTCGGCGCACGTCAAAGCCTTTGCCCTCGGTGCTCGCGATACCCTGCCCATGCTGTTGGGCGCGCTGCCGTTCGGCATTATCTTCGGCACCCTGGCGATAGCCTCCGGGCTATCCATGCCGGCCACCTTGCTGATGTCGGCGCTGGTGTTTGCCGGCTCGGCGCAGTTTATTGCGGTCAGCCTGATTGCCTCGGGCGCAGGCCTGGCAGTGCTGTTGGCCACCACGCTGGTAGTAAACCTGCGCCACATGCTCTACAGCGCCAGCCTGCTACCCTACGTACGGCATTTGCCGCAGCGCTGGAAGCTGCCATTGGCGTTCTGGCTCACCGACGAAACCTTTGCCGTGGTGCACCGGCACTATCTGGACAATCAGATTCCTGTCACCCACAAGCACTGGTACTTTTTCGGCTCCTGTCTGGCGATGTACAGCAACTGGTTTCTTTGCACGCTGATTGGCGCGCTGCTGGGTAGTTCGCTGCCGGGCATGGCGGGCTGGGGGCTGGACTTTGCCATGGTCGCCACCTTTGTTGGGATTGTCGTGCCCTTGCTGCGCACCCGGCCGATGCTGCTGGCGGCACTGGTCGCCTCGGCGGTGGCGCTGGCCGCACACGCGCTGCCCTACAAGCTGGGGTTGATGTTGGCGGCGCTGGCGGGCGTCAGCGTTGCGGTATTGGCCGAGCGCTGGGCGCCCCAGCCACTGCAGCCGGGGAGCCAGCCATGA
- a CDS encoding metal-dependent hydrolase, which yields MDSVTQVVLGASIQGAMLGRWQGRKALVYGGLLATLPDMDVLLDYGDAVADMTYHRGFSHSLFVLAALATAMALVIRRFGPRAAYSGRRLWLTLLLVLCTHPLLDSFTSYGTQLFWPLDTPPVAISSIFIIDPLYTLPLLAAMLVGLCFGLRRSALRWQYAGLALSSLYLASTLGGKWMAESQLQKALQAQGIEAQSTFSSPTPFNTLLWRVVAIEGDQYYEGLVSWLDSQPPVLVALPRHASAADEVLAGSTQYERLRWFTGDRLRFDLIEQQWVATDLRLGMTGYHPFRFALAEQPPDGQAPRVIEHTRLWPAPPADLASLRALGARALDAHYAISLSDLAAPLSLPPHQQP from the coding sequence TTGGATTCAGTTACCCAGGTAGTACTCGGCGCCTCGATTCAGGGCGCCATGCTTGGCCGGTGGCAGGGCCGCAAGGCGCTGGTCTATGGCGGATTGTTGGCCACCTTGCCGGATATGGACGTGTTGCTGGATTACGGCGATGCCGTGGCCGACATGACCTATCATCGCGGCTTCAGCCATTCCTTGTTTGTGTTGGCAGCGCTGGCGACCGCGATGGCGCTGGTCATCCGCAGGTTTGGACCACGTGCTGCGTACAGTGGCCGACGATTATGGCTGACGTTGCTGCTGGTGCTCTGCACCCATCCACTGCTCGACAGCTTCACCAGTTACGGCACCCAGCTGTTCTGGCCGCTGGACACGCCGCCGGTGGCGATCTCCAGCATATTTATCATCGACCCGCTCTACACCCTGCCCCTGCTTGCGGCGATGCTGGTGGGCCTGTGCTTTGGCCTGCGGCGCAGCGCGCTGCGCTGGCAATACGCTGGCCTGGCCCTGAGCAGCCTGTACTTGGCCAGCACCCTGGGCGGCAAGTGGATGGCCGAGTCGCAGCTGCAAAAGGCTTTGCAAGCACAGGGCATAGAGGCGCAAAGCACCTTCAGCTCGCCTACGCCGTTCAATACGCTGCTGTGGCGGGTGGTGGCAATAGAGGGTGATCAGTATTACGAAGGCCTGGTCAGTTGGCTCGACAGCCAGCCACCTGTGCTGGTGGCGCTGCCGCGGCATGCCAGCGCGGCTGATGAAGTGTTGGCCGGCTCTACCCAATATGAACGCCTGCGCTGGTTCACCGGTGACCGCCTGCGCTTTGATCTGATCGAGCAGCAGTGGGTGGCCACCGACCTGCGCCTGGGCATGACCGGCTATCACCCGTTCCGCTTTGCCCTCGCGGAGCAACCGCCGGACGGCCAAGCGCCAAGGGTGATCGAGCACACCCGCTTGTGGCCCGCCCCGCCCGCGGATCTGGCCAGCCTGCGGGCATTGGGTGCAAGGGCGCTGGATGCACACTACGCTATTTCCTTGAGCGACCTGGCGGCGCCACTGTCATTGCCGCCCCATCAACAACCGTGA
- a CDS encoding crotonase/enoyl-CoA hydratase family protein: protein MSDLVSYRFADGIAQLSMDNGKVNAVSPDMVVALNAALDQAEQDRAVVVLSGKPGILSGGYDLKVMTSSADAAKGLVASGSTLARRMLSHPFPIITVCTGHAVAKGAFLLLSSDYRLGVEGPFKIGLNEVQIGMTMHHVGIELARARLTPSAFNRSVINAEMFDPADAVDAGFLDKIVPAEELEATAMAMAKQLAGLNMTAHRNTKLKTRKALLELLDSSIELDKQHALS, encoded by the coding sequence ATGAGTGACCTGGTTTCCTATCGTTTTGCCGACGGCATCGCCCAGCTGAGCATGGACAATGGCAAGGTCAATGCCGTGTCGCCCGACATGGTGGTGGCGTTGAACGCGGCGCTGGATCAAGCCGAGCAAGACCGTGCGGTGGTGGTACTGAGTGGCAAGCCGGGCATTCTGTCTGGCGGCTATGATCTGAAAGTAATGACTTCCAGCGCCGATGCGGCCAAGGGGCTGGTTGCTTCCGGCTCTACCCTGGCGCGGCGCATGCTGTCGCACCCTTTCCCGATCATCACGGTGTGCACCGGCCATGCAGTCGCCAAGGGCGCCTTCCTGCTGCTGTCGTCTGACTACCGTCTGGGTGTTGAAGGCCCGTTCAAGATTGGTCTGAATGAGGTGCAGATTGGCATGACCATGCACCATGTGGGCATTGAGCTGGCCCGTGCGCGGCTGACGCCCAGCGCCTTCAACCGCTCGGTGATCAATGCCGAGATGTTTGATCCGGCCGATGCCGTAGATGCTGGCTTTCTCGACAAGATCGTTCCGGCGGAAGAACTGGAAGCCACCGCCATGGCGATGGCCAAGCAGCTGGCCGGGCTGAACATGACCGCGCACCGCAATACCAAGCTGAAGACGCGCAAGGCACTGCTTGAGCTGCTGGATAGCTCCATCGAGCTGGACAAGCAGCACGCGCTGAGCTGA
- a CDS encoding hybrid sensor histidine kinase/response regulator, with translation MMLSGGLVALIFLLYMALLFVIAFWGDRRRTELSPRLRVWVYSLSLAVWCTSWTFFGAVGMAADQLWGFLPIYLGPVLLFLFGWRLYARMIAISKQENITSIADFIASRYGKSQSLGVVVSLLCLVSVLPYIALQLKGIVLGYNLLSAAPLVGGVPTDAVGAEDTALVVTLVLALFTVLFGTRSLDVTEHHRGMMLAIAFESIVKLLAFLAVGVFVTFGLFGGAAELFSDARNNAALATYWQRDTPVLSLLFQTFIAVLAFVCLPRQFQVAVVENSEPGDLRLARWVFPVYVILAALFVIPISLAGQMTLGSGLSADSYVISLPLLQGHPELAMLAFLGGASAASGMVIVAAIALSTMVSNDVVLPVLLRSKTRPEHSYEQFRGWLLNVRRTSILIILLLAYVVYRLIGSDTSLASIGQVAFAAIAQLAPAMFGALFWKQANRTGVLAGLLVGISLWLYLLVLPLVGAGLHWQVGGWPLVEGMRAAAGNWNLDVITLGSLLSLACNFAVFVAGSLFSRTRVLEHWQASRFVSQDAQPWSDSPSRVLLRVRLDDLLELAARFVGSERAEASFDAYARSQGGSFSGSQTADSGWITLTERLLAGVLGASSARIVVKAAIEGRDMQFDDVVRIVDEASEVLQFNRGLLQGAIENITQGISVVDKSLRLVAWNFRYLEMFEYPEGLITIGRPIADIILYNAQRGLCGPGDPQVHVDKRIAWMQQGTAHRSERMFPNGSVIEIIGNPMPKGGFVMSFTDISDFRNAEKALQEANESLERRVIERTQELSALNQALLQAKAQTERTSQSKSRFLTAVSHDLMQPLNAARLFSASLSHQPGLPGEAPQLVRHLDSALSSAEELITDLLDISRLEAGRVTPELSDFALSELIEPLRIEFTALAAEQGVDLRVHPSHLRVRSDIRLLRRVLQNFLTNAFRYAGSARVVLGVRLQQNTVRLEVWDQGPGIAQDKLQVIFEEFQRLDSHRTQAEKGLGLGLAIADGLCRVLGHSLNVRSWPGRGSVFSVTVPIAQQSRLARPAESAAEIQPELQGAPVLCIDNESSILAGMQSLLRRWQCQVAVARNREEVRGVLAGGFVPQLILVDYHLDGGDTGTQVMVWLREQLGVDLPGVVISADGRQELISQIELAGLDYLPKPVKPAALRALISRHIALA, from the coding sequence ATGATGCTCTCCGGCGGCCTGGTCGCCCTGATATTTCTGCTCTATATGGCGCTGCTGTTTGTGATCGCCTTTTGGGGCGACCGTCGCCGTACCGAGCTGAGCCCGCGGCTTCGCGTCTGGGTTTACAGCCTGTCGCTGGCTGTCTGGTGTACCAGCTGGACCTTCTTTGGCGCCGTGGGTATGGCGGCGGATCAGTTGTGGGGGTTTCTGCCGATCTATCTGGGGCCGGTGCTGTTGTTCCTGTTTGGTTGGCGCTTGTATGCGCGCATGATCGCCATCAGCAAGCAGGAGAACATCACCTCCATCGCCGACTTCATCGCCTCGCGCTATGGCAAGTCGCAGAGCCTGGGTGTGGTGGTCTCGCTGCTTTGTCTGGTCAGCGTGTTGCCCTACATTGCGCTGCAGCTCAAGGGCATAGTCCTGGGTTACAACCTGCTCAGCGCGGCGCCGCTGGTGGGCGGTGTGCCGACCGATGCGGTGGGCGCCGAAGACACCGCCCTGGTGGTCACCCTGGTACTCGCGTTGTTCACCGTCCTGTTTGGTACCCGCAGCCTGGATGTGACCGAGCATCACCGCGGCATGATGCTGGCCATCGCCTTCGAGTCGATCGTCAAGCTGCTGGCTTTTCTGGCGGTGGGCGTGTTCGTGACCTTCGGTTTGTTTGGTGGCGCGGCGGAGCTGTTCAGTGATGCGCGCAACAACGCCGCGTTGGCCACTTACTGGCAACGCGATACGCCAGTGCTGAGCTTGCTGTTCCAGACCTTCATTGCGGTGCTGGCCTTTGTCTGCCTGCCGCGTCAGTTTCAGGTCGCGGTGGTGGAAAACAGCGAACCCGGCGATCTGCGTCTGGCGCGGTGGGTATTTCCGGTATACGTGATTCTCGCCGCGCTCTTTGTGATCCCGATCAGTCTGGCCGGGCAGATGACGCTTGGCTCAGGCTTATCCGCCGATTCCTACGTGATCAGCCTGCCATTGTTGCAGGGGCATCCGGAGCTGGCCATGTTGGCCTTTCTGGGCGGCGCCTCGGCGGCCTCGGGCATGGTGATTGTGGCGGCGATTGCGCTCAGTACCATGGTCTCGAACGACGTGGTGCTGCCGGTGCTGCTGCGCAGCAAGACCCGGCCGGAACACTCCTACGAGCAATTCCGTGGCTGGCTGCTGAACGTGCGGCGCACCAGTATTCTGATCATCCTGTTGCTGGCCTACGTGGTCTACCGCCTGATCGGGTCGGACACCAGTCTGGCCAGCATCGGCCAGGTGGCCTTTGCCGCCATCGCGCAGCTGGCGCCGGCGATGTTCGGCGCGCTGTTCTGGAAGCAAGCCAATCGCACGGGTGTGCTCGCCGGGCTGCTGGTGGGGATCAGCCTGTGGCTGTATCTGCTGGTGCTGCCGTTGGTAGGTGCCGGGCTGCACTGGCAGGTGGGCGGCTGGCCGTTGGTCGAGGGCATGCGCGCTGCGGCGGGCAACTGGAATCTGGATGTGATTACGCTGGGCAGCTTGCTGTCGCTGGCGTGCAACTTTGCTGTGTTTGTCGCCGGTTCGCTGTTCAGCCGCACGCGCGTGCTGGAGCACTGGCAGGCCAGCCGCTTTGTCAGCCAGGACGCGCAGCCCTGGAGCGACAGTCCCAGCCGCGTGCTGTTGCGGGTGCGTCTGGACGATCTGCTGGAGCTGGCCGCGCGTTTTGTTGGCAGTGAGCGTGCCGAAGCCAGCTTTGATGCCTACGCTCGCAGCCAGGGCGGCAGTTTTTCCGGTAGCCAGACGGCAGACTCGGGCTGGATTACCCTGACCGAACGCCTGCTGGCCGGCGTCTTGGGCGCCTCGTCGGCGCGCATCGTGGTGAAAGCCGCGATTGAAGGGCGCGACATGCAGTTCGACGATGTGGTGCGTATCGTCGATGAGGCCTCCGAGGTACTGCAGTTCAATCGCGGCCTGCTGCAAGGCGCCATCGAAAACATCACCCAGGGCATCAGCGTGGTCGACAAGTCGCTGCGGCTGGTGGCCTGGAACTTCCGCTACCTGGAAATGTTCGAGTATCCAGAAGGGCTGATCACCATCGGCCGGCCGATAGCCGACATCATTTTGTACAACGCCCAGCGTGGCTTGTGTGGGCCGGGCGATCCGCAGGTGCATGTCGATAAACGCATTGCCTGGATGCAGCAGGGCACTGCGCACCGCTCCGAGCGCATGTTCCCCAACGGCAGTGTGATCGAGATCATCGGCAATCCCATGCCCAAGGGCGGCTTTGTCATGAGCTTCACCGATATTTCCGACTTTCGTAATGCAGAGAAGGCGCTTCAGGAGGCCAACGAAAGCCTGGAGCGGCGGGTGATCGAACGTACTCAGGAGTTGTCGGCGCTGAACCAGGCGCTGTTGCAGGCCAAGGCGCAGACCGAACGTACCAGCCAGTCGAAAAGCCGCTTTCTCACTGCCGTCAGCCATGACCTGATGCAGCCGCTGAATGCCGCACGGCTGTTCTCTGCCTCGTTGTCGCACCAGCCTGGCCTGCCCGGTGAGGCGCCGCAATTGGTGCGCCACCTGGATAGCGCCCTGAGTTCGGCTGAGGAGCTGATTACCGACCTGCTGGATATCTCACGGCTGGAAGCCGGGCGGGTAACACCGGAACTCAGCGATTTCGCCCTCAGCGAGTTGATCGAGCCGTTGCGTATCGAATTCACTGCCTTGGCAGCAGAGCAGGGCGTTGATCTGCGCGTGCACCCCAGCCATCTGCGCGTGCGCTCGGACATTCGCCTGCTGCGGCGGGTGTTGCAGAACTTTCTCACCAACGCCTTTCGCTACGCGGGCTCGGCACGCGTGGTACTGGGGGTACGCCTGCAGCAAAACACCGTGCGCCTGGAAGTGTGGGATCAGGGCCCCGGCATTGCACAGGACAAATTGCAGGTGATTTTCGAGGAGTTTCAGCGTTTGGACAGCCACCGTACCCAGGCGGAAAAAGGTTTGGGTCTGGGGCTGGCCATCGCCGATGGCTTGTGCCGCGTGCTCGGTCACTCGCTCAATGTGCGCTCCTGGCCGGGCCGGGGCAGCGTGTTTAGCGTCACTGTGCCTATCGCCCAGCAAAGCCGGCTGGCGCGTCCGGCGGAGAGTGCCGCCGAGATACAACCCGAGCTGCAGGGGGCTCCAGTGCTTTGCATTGATAACGAAAGCAGCATTCTGGCGGGTATGCAGAGCCTGTTGCGGCGTTGGCAGTGCCAGGTAGCCGTGGCACGTAACCGTGAAGAGGTCCGCGGCGTGTTGGCCGGCGGTTTTGTGCCGCAGCTGATTCTGGTCGATTACCACCTGGATGGCGGCGATACCGGAACCCAGGTGATGGTCTGGCTGCGCGAGCAGCTGGGCGTGGATCTGCCCGGTGTGGTGATCAGCGCGGACGGGCGGCAGGAGCTGATCAGCCAGATCGAGCTGGCGGGGTTGGACTACTTGCCCAAACCGGTCAAACCGGCTGCGCTGCGCGCGCTGATCAGCCGGCACATTGCCCTGGCGTGA
- a CDS encoding MFS transporter, translating into MAGAGQTTGTTDSRALAMSAALMAIFTTIFASNLPTPLYAVWQAQWGFSSTALTAVFSIYVLGVVSTLLTLGALSDKLGRRQMMVPGLLFIMAGAVMFYLATDIYALGAARVLTGIGTGIVTGAASAALVELEPNENWTRAATLSALFFTLGAFAGPTVSSLALKWGASSALGWPFLVVIALTLATIILLLTAPWPSHIGQRHPEFRWRAWRPTPVKVPRELIGAFAFAAAAICLAWSTGSLYASLGPSLATKLIGINDRANAGLFAAAWQLMAGFSQFACQRQPVDRMLIVGPMTLIIGLGVMAAAVMASSPWMFALATLATASGAGATGVVAIASISNVAPPETRGGIISAFYLMAYLTMATVVLGVGFVSDLIGFAATVIGFTSVISLAALSLLIVAISTKRVTLW; encoded by the coding sequence ATGGCGGGCGCAGGACAGACCACAGGGACCACGGATAGTCGCGCGCTAGCGATGTCGGCGGCGCTGATGGCCATCTTCACCACCATTTTTGCCTCCAATCTGCCTACGCCGCTGTACGCGGTATGGCAAGCGCAATGGGGCTTCTCGTCCACCGCGCTGACGGCGGTGTTCTCTATCTATGTGCTGGGCGTGGTCAGCACCCTGCTGACACTCGGCGCGCTATCGGACAAGCTTGGCCGCCGCCAAATGATGGTGCCCGGCCTGCTGTTTATCATGGCCGGCGCGGTGATGTTCTATCTGGCCACCGATATTTACGCCCTGGGCGCGGCGCGGGTGCTGACCGGCATCGGCACTGGCATCGTGACTGGCGCGGCCTCTGCTGCTTTGGTGGAGCTGGAACCTAACGAAAACTGGACCCGCGCCGCGACCCTGTCTGCGCTGTTTTTTACTCTCGGCGCCTTTGCCGGCCCGACCGTGAGTTCGCTGGCGCTCAAGTGGGGCGCCAGCAGCGCACTGGGCTGGCCTTTTCTGGTCGTGATTGCGCTGACGCTGGCGACCATAATCTTGTTGCTGACCGCACCCTGGCCGTCGCACATTGGCCAACGCCACCCAGAGTTTCGCTGGCGCGCCTGGCGGCCGACTCCGGTCAAGGTGCCGCGCGAGCTGATCGGCGCTTTTGCCTTTGCCGCCGCCGCGATCTGCCTGGCCTGGTCAACAGGCAGCCTGTATGCCTCACTCGGCCCCTCGCTGGCAACCAAGCTGATCGGCATCAACGATCGCGCCAACGCCGGGCTGTTTGCTGCGGCCTGGCAGTTGATGGCCGGGTTCAGTCAGTTTGCCTGCCAGCGACAACCGGTCGACCGCATGCTGATCGTCGGCCCGATGACCCTGATCATCGGCTTGGGGGTGATGGCAGCGGCAGTGATGGCCAGCTCGCCCTGGATGTTTGCCCTGGCGACGCTGGCGACCGCCAGTGGCGCCGGCGCTACCGGCGTGGTGGCCATTGCGTCGATCAGCAACGTGGCACCGCCGGAAACGCGCGGCGGCATCATCTCGGCGTTCTACCTGATGGCCTATCTGACCATGGCAACTGTGGTGCTGGGCGTGGGTTTTGTCAGCGATTTGATCGGTTTTGCCGCCACCGTGATTGGCTTTACCAGCGTGATTTCCCTGGCAGCGCTGAGTCTGCTGATTGTGGCGATCAGCACCAAGCGGGTAACACTCTGGTAA